The stretch of DNA TGACCAGCGCGAGTCGCGCACCGCCTCCGGGCAGTGCGTGGTCGAGCAGGGCCTTGGAGGACCAGGCCAGCTCGTCGTGGGCGGCGATCCTGCGGCGCATCTCGGCAGGGGAGTAGTGACGCAGCGCGGCGATGTGGTGGTCGGCGATCGGTGTGATGAGTTCGACGTCGTCGCCGAGCGCCCCGTCCGCCACGGTGTCGAGGAGTTCGTTGTCCGCGCTGAGGTACAGGCCGTGGCCCGCGGCCTCCTTGAGTACCGAGGGGCCCCAGATGATGCCGCCGGTGTCGTTCATGCCGAGAGTGGTGAACAGCCATCCGTCGTCAGGGCCGGTGTTGGTGAACCCCCGGAAGATCCAGGTGGGCACGGAGGCGATGTCGCCCTCGCGCAGGACCAGCTCACCCTCCTCGCCGTCGACCCCCCAGCGCAGCGTGTACTCGCCGCGGAAGCAGAGGAAGACCTCGGCCGTGAAGTGCAGGTGCAGGTTGTTGACCACGCCGTTGGGCATGGCCGCCGCGCCGACGTTGAAGCCGTGCGGCTCTTCGAGGTTGACGACCTGGCCGGCGCTCTGCGAGACGCCGCGCCCGATCATCGAGTAGTTCTCCTTGCGGTCGGAACCGGGCGTACGGCAGTCGATGAACGCCTGGTCGCAGGAGACGAAGTCGGCGCTGCGGACCGTGCGGCGCGCGACCTCCGCCGCGTCGGTCCTCCGGCGCTCCATGTGCCCGGGTGCGGTACTCGCGGCGGCGGTACGCCCGGGTTCCGCGCCCCCGGGGACCGTCGTCGCGGGTGTCGTACGCCCGGGTGCGGTACTCGCGGGCGTCGTGGTCCCGGCTGTCGTCGCCGCGGCTGTCATGGGATTCCCCTCGTTTGTCACAGGGCCGTCCTCCTCCGAGAGGTGCTGGCATGCGTCGGATCGACATGCATACGTATGCACAGTAAGGGTGCGGCTCCGCTGTGTGTCAACCCTCTAGTGGGAAAAGGCGGGTACTGGCGCCGATCGGCCGCCGTATGATGCGTATGCCGGTCATGGCGGGCTCGGGGCATGACCGGTCACCGACGCCGACGGAGGCTTGAGCGCCATGACCATCACCAGCCGTGACGTGGCCCGCCTCGCCGGTGTCTCACAGCCCACCGTCTCCCGTGCGCTGCGCGGCGACGCGCGGGTCTCGGCCGCCACCCGTGAACGCGTGACCCGCGCCGCCGACGCTCTCGGCTACGTACCGAGCGAGGCGGGGCGCTCCCTCGTGACCCGCAGGACCCGCAGGATCGGCACCGTCGTGACCGACCTGGCCAACCCGTTCTACCCGCACCTCGTCGGCCCGCTCCACGACGAACTCGAACGCCACGGCTACCGCATGATGATGTTCGCGGAACGCTCGGACTCCAAGGTGGCCACGGAGCGGCTTCTGGACGGTTCGCTCGACGGCGTGGTCCTGATGACCAGCAAGATCGACTCCATGCTCCCCGCGGAACTGACCCGCAGGGGTCTCCCCTACGTCTTCCTCAACCGGGAGAGCGGCGACGGGCGCGGCGACGCGGCCGTGGTCGACAACCACCTCGGCGGCAGGCTCGCGGCCGACCTCGTGGCGGGACTCGGCCACCGTCACATCGGCGGGATCTTCGGACCCCAGGACACCACCACGGGCCGCGAACGCGAACTGGGCTTCCGGCTGGCCCTCGCGGAACACGGGCTCGCAGTCCAGGCCGGCGCTGTCCGCCACGGCCCCTTCGACTTCGCGGCGGGACACGCCCTGCTCGCCGAGGTGCTCGCCGCGACACCACGCCCGACGGCGGTCTTCTGCGGCAGTGACGCCATCGCCATCGGCGCGCTGAACGCGGCGCTCGGGGCGGGGTT from Streptomyces tsukubensis encodes:
- a CDS encoding cupin domain-containing protein, with product MTAAATTAGTTTPASTAPGRTTPATTVPGGAEPGRTAAASTAPGHMERRRTDAAEVARRTVRSADFVSCDQAFIDCRTPGSDRKENYSMIGRGVSQSAGQVVNLEEPHGFNVGAAAMPNGVVNNLHLHFTAEVFLCFRGEYTLRWGVDGEEGELVLREGDIASVPTWIFRGFTNTGPDDGWLFTTLGMNDTGGIIWGPSVLKEAAGHGLYLSADNELLDTVADGALGDDVELITPIADHHIAALRHYSPAEMRRRIAAHDELAWSSKALLDHALPGGGARLALVIGFGMTEDRDQEPVVFNPHGHNIAWLRAEAERGVLRHRTDHNQVLMVKDGEWEVTLDDGEPVTVRLGHRDLLSVPAGTWRTLRNVSGGDATMVVVNDGDGRVLLEWDEEVVKAAADAGVGVDHNGYLAPYDLIPRRR
- a CDS encoding LacI family DNA-binding transcriptional regulator, which gives rise to MTITSRDVARLAGVSQPTVSRALRGDARVSAATRERVTRAADALGYVPSEAGRSLVTRRTRRIGTVVTDLANPFYPHLVGPLHDELERHGYRMMMFAERSDSKVATERLLDGSLDGVVLMTSKIDSMLPAELTRRGLPYVFLNRESGDGRGDAAVVDNHLGGRLAADLVAGLGHRHIGGIFGPQDTTTGRERELGFRLALAEHGLAVQAGAVRHGPFDFAAGHALLAEVLAATPRPTAVFCGSDAIAIGALNAALGAGLRVPEDLTVIGFDDIPMASWEAFRLTTVSHDLVEMAAGAARLLIGRIETEEARDEGEGPRRVVSVPRLVERGTHAGPPR